The following are encoded together in the Phenylobacterium sp. NIBR 498073 genome:
- the sppA gene encoding signal peptide peptidase SppA, translating to MKQFLLTMAGVFAGLVLFLIGVPFLLIVMAAGAAKPTPTPAHTVLALDLRDPLTDQDPVNPFASIGRRSMSVMSVIETLDRAGKDGKIKAVLVRLPEGGMPPAAADEIRLALKKFRASGKPVIAHSQGLYPSGVITSTYMLGAAADEFWMQPGASLQATGLASEDVFFKRFFDKYGVKADYEQRYEFKNAVNPYLYSDYTAPHREAQLSWMGSVYGSTLVNAASDRKQAPQVLRTSLEAGPYIAEDALKLKLIDKVGQVKDAETAALARAGKGAELVEFEKYMRSSRERVPRPGPAIAIVEGEGAIMTGHDGTANPFSSSSAMYSDDVADALYDAIEDKDVKAIVFRVSSPGGSDTASEQILAAVRAAKAAKKPVVVSMGTYAASGGYWVSSEASAIVAHPTTLTGSIGVFGGKFALGPALERFGVDVRQVGVGGEYAGAFGMGGEMNQAQRAAFSGWMDRIYGNFIDRVAEGRKLPPERVREIAKGRVWTGAQAREIGLVDEVGGFYQAVDKAKALAGLQGDVRLKRMTTQVSPFEALEGALGVSANSARTLAAAAWIFGDPRAKGLLDEMAQERMRSSGAMVLSPTPVK from the coding sequence ATGAAGCAATTCCTCCTCACCATGGCCGGCGTCTTCGCAGGCTTGGTGCTGTTTCTGATCGGCGTTCCGTTCCTGCTGATCGTCATGGCCGCAGGCGCCGCCAAGCCAACGCCGACCCCGGCCCACACTGTGCTGGCCTTGGACCTGCGCGATCCGCTGACCGACCAGGATCCGGTCAATCCGTTCGCCTCGATCGGCCGCCGCTCGATGTCGGTGATGTCGGTGATCGAGACCCTCGACCGCGCCGGCAAGGACGGCAAGATCAAGGCGGTGCTGGTGCGCCTGCCGGAGGGCGGCATGCCCCCGGCCGCCGCCGACGAGATCCGCCTGGCGCTGAAGAAGTTCCGGGCCTCGGGCAAGCCGGTGATCGCCCACAGCCAGGGGCTCTACCCGTCCGGCGTCATCACCTCGACCTACATGCTGGGCGCGGCCGCCGATGAGTTCTGGATGCAGCCCGGCGCCTCGCTGCAGGCCACCGGCCTGGCGTCCGAGGACGTGTTCTTCAAGCGCTTCTTCGACAAGTACGGCGTGAAGGCCGACTACGAGCAGCGCTACGAGTTCAAGAACGCGGTCAACCCGTATCTCTACAGCGACTACACGGCGCCGCACCGCGAGGCCCAGCTGTCCTGGATGGGATCGGTCTATGGCTCGACCCTGGTCAACGCCGCCAGCGACCGCAAGCAGGCGCCGCAGGTTCTGCGCACCAGCCTTGAGGCCGGCCCCTACATTGCCGAGGACGCCCTGAAACTGAAGCTGATCGACAAGGTCGGCCAGGTGAAGGACGCCGAAACCGCCGCCCTGGCCCGGGCCGGCAAAGGCGCCGAACTCGTCGAGTTCGAAAAGTACATGCGTTCCAGCCGCGAGCGCGTGCCCCGGCCCGGCCCGGCCATCGCGATCGTGGAAGGCGAAGGGGCGATCATGACCGGCCACGACGGCACGGCCAATCCGTTCTCCTCCTCCTCGGCCATGTATTCCGACGACGTCGCCGATGCGCTCTACGACGCCATTGAGGACAAGGACGTGAAGGCCATTGTCTTCCGCGTCTCCTCGCCCGGCGGCTCGGACACCGCGTCTGAGCAGATTCTCGCCGCGGTGCGAGCCGCCAAGGCCGCCAAGAAGCCGGTGGTCGTGTCGATGGGAACCTACGCCGCCTCGGGCGGCTACTGGGTGTCGAGCGAGGCGTCCGCAATCGTCGCCCACCCCACCACCCTGACCGGGTCGATCGGTGTGTTCGGCGGCAAGTTCGCTCTTGGCCCGGCCCTAGAGCGCTTCGGTGTCGACGTGCGTCAGGTCGGGGTCGGCGGCGAGTACGCCGGGGCCTTCGGCATGGGCGGCGAAATGAACCAGGCGCAGCGCGCGGCCTTCTCCGGCTGGATGGATCGCATCTACGGCAACTTCATCGACCGCGTGGCCGAGGGCCGCAAACTGCCGCCCGAGCGCGTGCGCGAAATCGCCAAGGGCCGCGTCTGGACCGGCGCCCAGGCCCGCGAGATCGGCCTCGTCGACGAGGTCGGGGGTTTCTACCAGGCGGTCGACAAGGCCAAGGCCCTGGCCGGGCTGCAGGGCGACGTGCGCCTCAAGCGCATGACCACCCAGGTTTCGCCCTTCGAGGCCCTCGAAGGCGCCTTGGGCGTGTCGGCGAACTCGGCCCGCACCCTGGCGGCGGCGGCCTGGATCTTCGGCGACCCGCGCGCCAAGGGGCTGCTCGACGAAATGGCTCAGGAACGGATGCGCAGCTCTGGCGCGATGGTCCTGTCTCCCACACCGGTGAAGTAG
- a CDS encoding CIA30 family protein — protein MSVVRNGWRAVGLVAAGGALAFAASAQAQGRPVAIIGATVFDATGAAPHLANVVIQDGRIAEVGPGVKAPRGAVVIDAKGKALLPGFFDVHTHWTPAGDPRISPQIANAYIAAGVTTVNDFHQQPESFEPRRRWIASMASPHVNFVARMSTPGGHGADWADRATTKWVNSPQGARMEVKALVPYKPDFIKAFADGWRYGASADNTSMDEGTLSALVDEAHRNNLKVLTHTVTVDRGAIAGRAKVDVIAHSLQDREVDQATIEAIKAGGTAYAPTLAVYDPAKAGPAQSPEARRRSEQKFGYALHNVKALHDAGVTIALGTDAGMTGTPHGVSTLKELELLVRAGLTPSQALIAGTANSAKVLGELDDRGTIEKGKRADIVLIAGQPWSDIADVYKTDRVFVDGVQVHGPGTKLPAANGQASMPVIKAKGPLIDDFESARSSYDTLRMDDMDGGIDRTVQVAQVINRTATDHALSIAARMSAKDEANAGVIIPLSRGSVEPVDVRVFKGVRFDLRGDGQAYDLGVNTQNGRWIAEVASGSEWRTVEVPFSALSRTSGRGAGTGPWTGDDVLEITIDGGRPAGEKMWLEIDNVSFY, from the coding sequence ATGAGCGTGGTTCGGAACGGTTGGCGTGCGGTCGGACTGGTCGCCGCAGGCGGGGCCTTGGCGTTCGCCGCGTCGGCGCAGGCGCAGGGGCGGCCGGTGGCGATCATCGGCGCGACAGTGTTCGATGCGACGGGCGCGGCGCCGCATCTGGCCAATGTGGTGATCCAGGACGGTCGCATCGCCGAGGTCGGCCCCGGGGTGAAGGCGCCGCGCGGCGCCGTGGTGATCGACGCCAAGGGCAAGGCGCTGCTGCCCGGTTTCTTCGATGTTCACACCCACTGGACCCCGGCCGGCGACCCGCGGATCTCGCCGCAGATCGCCAACGCCTACATCGCCGCCGGCGTGACCACCGTGAACGACTTCCACCAGCAGCCCGAGTCGTTCGAGCCCCGCCGCCGCTGGATCGCCTCGATGGCCTCGCCGCATGTGAACTTCGTCGCGCGCATGAGCACCCCGGGCGGGCACGGCGCGGACTGGGCCGACCGCGCGACCACCAAGTGGGTGAACTCGCCCCAGGGCGCGCGCATGGAGGTGAAGGCGCTGGTTCCCTACAAGCCGGACTTCATCAAGGCGTTCGCCGACGGCTGGCGCTATGGCGCGTCGGCCGACAACACCAGCATGGATGAGGGCACGCTGAGCGCCCTGGTCGACGAGGCGCACCGCAACAACCTGAAGGTTCTCACCCATACGGTCACGGTCGACCGTGGCGCGATCGCTGGGCGCGCCAAGGTCGATGTCATCGCCCACAGCCTGCAGGACCGCGAGGTCGACCAGGCGACCATCGAGGCGATCAAGGCTGGCGGCACCGCCTATGCGCCGACGCTCGCGGTCTATGATCCGGCCAAGGCGGGCCCCGCCCAGAGCCCCGAGGCCCGCCGTCGCAGCGAGCAGAAGTTCGGCTATGCCCTGCACAACGTGAAGGCCCTGCACGACGCGGGAGTCACCATCGCGCTCGGCACCGACGCCGGCATGACCGGCACGCCGCACGGCGTCTCGACGCTCAAGGAGCTGGAGCTGCTGGTCCGCGCCGGGCTGACCCCGTCGCAGGCGCTGATCGCCGGGACCGCCAACAGCGCCAAGGTGCTGGGCGAACTGGACGATCGCGGCACCATCGAGAAGGGCAAGCGCGCCGATATTGTGCTGATCGCCGGCCAGCCCTGGAGCGACATCGCCGACGTCTACAAGACCGACCGCGTCTTCGTGGACGGCGTGCAGGTGCATGGCCCGGGAACCAAGCTGCCGGCCGCCAACGGCCAGGCGTCGATGCCGGTGATTAAAGCTAAGGGCCCGCTGATCGACGACTTCGAGAGCGCTCGCTCCAGCTACGACACCCTGCGCATGGACGACATGGACGGCGGCATCGACCGGACCGTCCAGGTGGCGCAGGTGATCAACCGCACCGCGACCGATCACGCACTCAGCATCGCCGCGCGGATGTCGGCCAAGGACGAGGCCAACGCCGGGGTGATCATTCCGCTCAGCCGCGGCTCCGTCGAGCCGGTCGACGTGCGGGTCTTCAAGGGCGTGCGCTTCGATCTGCGTGGCGACGGCCAGGCCTACGACCTTGGCGTCAACACGCAGAACGGCCGGTGGATCGCTGAAGTCGCCTCGGGCTCGGAGTGGCGGACGGTCGAAGTTCCGTTCAGCGCCCTCTCGCGGACCAGCGGGCGGGGCGCTGGAACGGGTCCCTGGACCGGCGACGACGTGCTCGAAATCACGATCGATGGCGGCCGCCCTGCCGGCGAGAAGATGTGGCTCGAGATCGACAACGTCAGTTTTTACTGA
- a CDS encoding TonB-dependent receptor — MLATSALCALSIAGAARAQTDGDLVEEIVVVGSQIEGAKVTAALPVTVVDSAQLANVAATSGDDLFRSIPQMGDVSFNSSYLPNSSNSARGDVGSVNLRNLGVGNTLVLLNGRRVVAHPTSRADENLVPVLTYNTNAIPVNGLKRLEVLRDGAAALYGSDAVAGVVNTVLQDDFDGLTVEAQYGAAEGTHLREGEFNIQAGRNFHEGRGNISLFANYTNRTSLNAWDQDFTSSSDKTPLFVGSSYAGNVTLDDRLTASPWASLTALTAVRQNGALLTSTGGVFHIQPSTNATCAAQLGGGICLATGAATNSATGADRNLRFDTGTFNTSVMPELERVNLFLTGKYDISDDLRAFGEFGYYTATTHAVQTSTTNLSSLPIAIAASNYYNPFGATTLPNGQANPNRLPGLSVGPAGVAASMAAYNFVDVGPNRVDVENEQWRFLAGLKGEKFGFNWEGALLYSKATVEDTSDGISATALQRQMALATPDAYNPFNGGSLDNPSIGDNRPSSQAAIDAIRVKTVRKNTSSLALADFKVSKVDLFQVPAGDVGFAAGVEYRRETQKDDRDARLDGTITFTNANTGVTYANDLVGSSPSPDTKGSRNVTSAYLEFAIPIVSPDMDIPFVHNLEAQVAGRYESFSDAGDVAKPKVAMAWDVIDGLRFRGSWAQGFKAPNLEQVNATLVTRSNNRRDWYRCEAEVRAGRLSNLQACSAPATAERRSGNPELKPEESETWGVGVVYEPRFIPEDFGRFTFTVDYWRVKQDGIVGLFGGGNAITADYYARLNGSSFANVVRAAPTADDIAAFAGTGLAPVGQILYITDQYQNLLPQEARGLDIGVMWNLRGTQYGDFNVNFNAAHLIKFYRSPSPGVAELIAAQAAGEIDPTIFIGGGGDLVRQDGRPEWKWSASATWSYDQWTVGAFTQYVSDVDDTQLLDSTGTAWVVDSQLTANLYGQYEFTEGLASNTRLRVGVRNLTDEKPPLASDGYLGALYQPYSRYWYVSVRKSF, encoded by the coding sequence ATGCTCGCGACCTCTGCGCTCTGCGCGCTTTCGATCGCCGGCGCGGCCCGCGCCCAGACGGATGGCGACCTGGTCGAAGAAATCGTCGTCGTCGGTTCGCAGATCGAAGGCGCGAAGGTCACGGCGGCTCTCCCCGTCACCGTGGTCGACTCCGCCCAACTTGCGAACGTGGCCGCCACCTCGGGCGACGACCTGTTCCGCTCCATCCCGCAGATGGGCGACGTCAGCTTCAACTCGAGCTACCTGCCGAACTCCAGCAACAGCGCCCGCGGCGACGTCGGTTCGGTGAACCTGCGCAATCTCGGCGTCGGCAACACACTGGTCCTGCTGAACGGCCGCCGGGTCGTGGCCCACCCGACCAGCCGCGCCGACGAGAACTTGGTGCCGGTGCTGACCTACAACACCAACGCCATTCCCGTGAACGGCCTGAAGCGCCTGGAAGTCCTGCGCGACGGCGCCGCTGCGCTATACGGCTCGGACGCCGTGGCCGGCGTCGTCAACACCGTGCTGCAGGACGACTTCGACGGCCTGACTGTCGAGGCCCAATACGGCGCAGCCGAAGGCACTCACCTGCGCGAAGGCGAGTTCAACATCCAGGCCGGCCGCAACTTCCACGAAGGCCGCGGCAACATCAGCCTGTTCGCCAACTACACCAATCGCACCTCGCTGAACGCCTGGGACCAGGATTTCACCTCCTCGTCCGACAAGACGCCGCTGTTCGTCGGCAGCTCGTACGCTGGCAACGTCACCCTCGACGACCGCCTGACCGCCTCGCCGTGGGCCAGCCTGACCGCTCTCACGGCCGTCCGTCAGAACGGCGCGCTGCTGACCTCGACTGGCGGCGTGTTCCACATCCAGCCGTCGACCAACGCGACCTGCGCTGCACAACTGGGCGGCGGCATCTGCCTGGCCACCGGCGCGGCGACGAACTCGGCGACCGGCGCTGACCGCAACCTGCGCTTCGACACCGGTACCTTCAATACTTCGGTCATGCCCGAGCTGGAGCGGGTGAACCTGTTCCTGACCGGCAAGTACGACATCAGCGACGACCTGCGGGCCTTTGGTGAGTTCGGCTACTACACCGCCACGACCCACGCGGTTCAGACTTCGACGACGAACCTCAGCAGCCTGCCGATCGCAATCGCCGCGTCGAACTACTACAACCCCTTCGGCGCCACGACGCTGCCGAACGGTCAGGCCAACCCGAACCGCCTGCCGGGGCTGAGCGTCGGTCCGGCCGGCGTCGCCGCGAGCATGGCCGCCTACAATTTCGTCGACGTCGGCCCGAACCGCGTCGACGTCGAGAACGAGCAATGGCGCTTCCTCGCCGGCTTGAAGGGCGAGAAGTTCGGCTTCAACTGGGAAGGCGCGCTGCTCTATTCGAAGGCGACGGTCGAGGACACCTCGGACGGCATCAGCGCCACGGCACTGCAGCGCCAGATGGCTCTCGCCACGCCGGACGCCTACAACCCGTTCAACGGCGGCAGCCTCGACAACCCGAGCATCGGCGACAACCGTCCGAGCTCGCAGGCCGCGATTGACGCCATCCGCGTCAAGACCGTCCGCAAGAACACGAGCTCGCTGGCCTTGGCCGACTTCAAGGTCTCGAAGGTCGACCTGTTCCAGGTTCCGGCCGGCGACGTCGGCTTCGCCGCCGGCGTCGAGTATCGTCGTGAAACCCAGAAGGACGACCGTGACGCCCGCCTGGACGGCACGATCACCTTCACCAACGCCAACACCGGCGTGACCTACGCCAACGACCTGGTGGGTTCGAGCCCGTCGCCCGACACCAAGGGCTCGCGCAACGTGACCTCGGCCTATCTTGAGTTCGCGATCCCGATCGTCTCGCCGGACATGGACATCCCCTTTGTCCACAACCTGGAAGCCCAGGTTGCAGGCCGCTACGAGAGCTTCAGCGACGCTGGCGACGTGGCCAAGCCGAAGGTCGCCATGGCCTGGGACGTCATCGATGGCCTGCGCTTCCGCGGCTCCTGGGCCCAGGGCTTCAAGGCCCCGAACCTCGAACAGGTCAACGCCACCCTGGTGACCCGTTCGAACAACCGTCGCGACTGGTATCGCTGCGAAGCCGAGGTGCGCGCCGGCCGCCTCAGCAACCTCCAGGCGTGCTCCGCGCCGGCCACCGCCGAGCGCCGTTCGGGCAACCCGGAACTGAAGCCGGAAGAGTCGGAGACCTGGGGCGTCGGCGTGGTCTATGAGCCGCGCTTCATCCCGGAGGACTTCGGCCGCTTCACCTTCACCGTCGACTACTGGCGCGTGAAGCAGGACGGCATCGTGGGCCTCTTCGGCGGCGGCAACGCCATCACCGCCGACTACTACGCGCGCCTGAACGGTTCGTCGTTCGCCAACGTGGTTCGCGCTGCGCCGACCGCCGACGACATCGCCGCCTTCGCGGGCACTGGCTTGGCTCCGGTCGGCCAGATCCTCTACATCACCGACCAGTACCAGAACTTGCTGCCGCAAGAGGCGCGCGGCCTGGACATCGGCGTGATGTGGAACCTGCGCGGCACCCAGTACGGCGACTTCAACGTCAACTTCAACGCCGCCCATCTGATCAAGTTCTACCGCTCGCCCTCGCCGGGCGTGGCCGAACTCATCGCCGCCCAGGCGGCTGGCGAGATCGACCCGACGATCTTCATCGGCGGCGGCGGCGACCTGGTTCGCCAGGATGGCCGTCCGGAGTGGAAGTGGTCTGCCTCGGCGACCTGGAGCTACGACCAGTGGACCGTCGGCGCCTTCACCCAGTACGTCAGCGACGTGGATGACACGCAGCTGCTCGATTCCACTGGCACGGCCTGGGTGGTCGACTCGCAGCTCACGGCCAACCTCTACGGTCAGTACGAGTTCACCGAAGGCCTGGCGTCGAACACCCGCCTGCGGGTCGGCGTTCGCAATCTGACCGACGAGAAGCCGCCGCTGGCGTCGGACGGCTACCTGGGCGCGCTCTACCAGCCCTACAGCCGCTACTGGTACGTGAGCGTCCGCAAGTCGTTCTAA
- a CDS encoding MarR family winged helix-turn-helix transcriptional regulator, whose protein sequence is MLVEALALFRDLNPTITVNEISTFLHACDQEGLTIQELADLARMTEPTASRSIRSFGPPGTEWARAPACGLVEAFLNPKDGRSRVLHLTPAGRAVRDRLDAIIGAAS, encoded by the coding sequence GTGCTCGTTGAGGCCCTGGCGCTGTTCCGGGATCTCAACCCGACGATCACCGTCAACGAGATCTCAACGTTCCTGCATGCCTGCGACCAGGAAGGCCTGACCATCCAGGAGTTGGCCGATCTGGCGCGCATGACCGAACCTACGGCCTCGCGCAGCATCCGCTCGTTCGGGCCGCCGGGGACCGAGTGGGCGAGGGCGCCTGCCTGCGGCCTGGTCGAGGCGTTCCTCAATCCCAAGGACGGTCGCAGCCGCGTCCTGCACCTGACGCCGGCGGGTCGCGCCGTGCGTGATCGGCTCGATGCGATCATCGGCGCAGCCTCCTGA
- a CDS encoding Lrp/AsnC family transcriptional regulator, with protein sequence MELELDRLDLRILSALQVSNQTSAQELAHKVPLSPSAIQRRIRSYRSNGVIAADVSVLDPRLAGDHISVMVMIQLAQQGPARVADVRARLSRSPHVQVVMELAGAYDLMCITVFETMETFNAFVDAEIAEHPSVGRFETVFIRRRVKFGATIPLT encoded by the coding sequence ATGGAGTTGGAGCTCGACCGGCTGGACCTGCGGATCCTGTCGGCATTGCAGGTGTCGAACCAGACCAGCGCGCAGGAACTGGCCCACAAGGTGCCGCTGTCGCCCTCGGCGATCCAGCGGCGTATCCGCAGCTATCGAAGCAACGGCGTGATCGCGGCGGACGTCTCGGTGCTCGACCCGCGGCTGGCGGGGGACCACATCTCGGTGATGGTGATGATCCAACTGGCTCAGCAGGGCCCGGCGCGGGTCGCCGACGTGCGAGCCAGGCTCAGTCGCTCGCCGCATGTGCAGGTGGTGATGGAGCTAGCCGGCGCCTACGACCTGATGTGCATCACGGTCTTCGAGACCATGGAGACGTTCAATGCGTTCGTTGACGCCGAGATCGCCGAGCATCCGTCGGTCGGGCGGTTCGAGACGGTGTTCATACGGCGGCGCGTGAAGTTCGGCGCCACGATCCCGCTGACCTAG
- a CDS encoding TetR/AcrR family transcriptional regulator, with protein sequence MAENVAPVRARNAAATRQAILDAAKNRFAKEGYDGASLREIAADARVDAALVSRYFGSKEELFVEVLNCGPDATELFQGELSQFGERVAGRLMDDPDRHDGLEHLLIMLRSASSPAAAEPLRRSMRAWFHDPFAAYLGGPEADVRARLAGDLIMGVAISRAITDDHDLDADGQAALRQRLAKVIQAAIEP encoded by the coding sequence ATGGCCGAGAATGTGGCGCCGGTGCGCGCGCGCAACGCGGCGGCGACGAGACAAGCGATCCTTGATGCGGCGAAAAACCGTTTCGCCAAAGAGGGTTATGACGGCGCGAGCCTTCGCGAAATCGCCGCCGACGCTCGTGTCGACGCGGCGCTGGTCTCTCGCTATTTCGGCTCGAAGGAAGAGCTCTTCGTCGAGGTTCTCAACTGCGGACCTGACGCGACGGAGCTATTCCAGGGCGAACTCAGCCAGTTCGGCGAACGCGTCGCGGGCCGCCTGATGGACGATCCGGATCGCCATGACGGCCTTGAGCACCTGCTGATCATGCTGCGCTCAGCCTCGTCGCCCGCGGCGGCCGAGCCGTTGCGGCGATCGATGCGCGCCTGGTTCCACGATCCGTTTGCCGCCTATCTCGGCGGCCCGGAGGCCGACGTCCGTGCGCGCCTGGCCGGCGACCTGATCATGGGCGTGGCGATCTCCCGCGCCATCACCGACGATCACGACCTCGACGCCGACGGACAGGCCGCGCTGCGTCAGCGGCTCGCCAAGGTCATTCAGGCCGCCATCGAGCCCTAG
- a CDS encoding efflux RND transporter periplasmic adaptor subunit — protein MRKFLAPFVATAAAALVLAGCGKPEGPPQMPAPEVSVATPLRQSVVDWDDFTGRFEAPERVDVRARTSGYLQAAHFREGQFVKKGQLLYTLDPRPAEAQLAAARAQAKLAAADLARAETLLKVQAISREEYDNKRAASEVAQATVQARALDLEFTRVTAPTSGIVSDRRVDPGNVISGGGAGADVLTTIVSTTPIHFLFDASEAQLLKDQRATGKGGKVQIRLQDEADYRWAGQIDFTDNSIDGASGAIRMRAVVPNPNGFLKPGMFGKAKVEGGQAYDALLVPEAAIVADGARKAVNVVSADGSVTLKPVELGPTTQGLRVIRSGIKPDDKVIVNGGVRLMGPGMKVKAKVVTIEPKTAAAQATSTVTIPVASSATPAGAR, from the coding sequence ATGCGAAAGTTTCTCGCGCCGTTCGTCGCAACGGCCGCCGCTGCATTGGTTCTGGCTGGGTGCGGCAAGCCTGAAGGCCCCCCGCAGATGCCGGCGCCAGAGGTTTCCGTCGCCACACCGCTGCGGCAATCGGTCGTCGATTGGGACGATTTCACCGGCCGATTCGAGGCGCCCGAGCGCGTCGACGTGCGCGCCCGCACCAGCGGCTACTTGCAGGCCGCCCATTTCCGCGAAGGCCAGTTCGTCAAGAAGGGCCAGCTGCTCTACACACTAGACCCGCGTCCAGCCGAAGCCCAGCTCGCCGCCGCCCGCGCGCAGGCCAAGCTGGCGGCCGCCGACCTCGCCCGCGCCGAGACCCTGCTGAAGGTTCAGGCCATCAGCCGCGAAGAATACGACAACAAGCGCGCCGCCAGCGAAGTCGCCCAGGCGACGGTTCAGGCCCGCGCGCTAGACCTCGAGTTCACCCGTGTCACCGCCCCGACCTCGGGCATCGTCTCAGATCGCCGCGTCGATCCGGGCAACGTGATTTCCGGCGGCGGGGCCGGCGCGGACGTGCTGACCACGATCGTCTCGACCACGCCGATCCACTTCCTGTTCGACGCCTCCGAGGCTCAGCTCCTCAAGGACCAGCGCGCGACGGGCAAGGGCGGCAAGGTGCAGATCCGTCTGCAGGATGAGGCCGATTATCGTTGGGCCGGTCAGATCGACTTCACTGACAACAGCATCGACGGTGCGTCCGGAGCGATCCGCATGCGCGCCGTGGTCCCGAACCCGAACGGCTTCCTGAAGCCCGGGATGTTCGGCAAGGCCAAGGTCGAGGGCGGCCAGGCCTATGACGCGCTGCTGGTGCCGGAAGCCGCCATCGTCGCCGACGGCGCCCGCAAGGCGGTCAACGTCGTCTCGGCCGATGGTTCGGTGACCCTGAAGCCGGTCGAGCTCGGCCCGACCACCCAGGGCCTACGGGTCATCCGCAGCGGCATCAAGCCGGACGACAAGGTCATCGTGAACGGCGGCGTGCGCCTGATGGGGCCGGGCATGAAGGTCAAGGCGAAGGTCGTGACCATCGAGCCCAAGACGGCCGCCGCGCAGGCCACGTCCACCGTCACCATTCCCGTGGCCTCGAGCGCCACCCCGGCCGGCGCCCGCTAA